CAGGCTAAAGAACGCTTAATGGAGCGTTTCCAATTCTCTGATCGTCAAGCTCAAGCAATTGTAGACATGCGTCTGAGAGCATTAACAGGCTTGGAAAGACAGAAGTTAGAAAATGAATACGCTGAGCTCATCGAAAAAATTAAAGAATTAAAAGCTATATTAGAAAACGAAAATGTTTTATATAGTTTGATTAGAGAAGAAATTCTCGTTATCAAAGAAAAATTCGGTGATGAGAGAAAAACAGCGATCACATTTGATGCTGGAGAGATTGACATTGAAGATCTTATCAAGAAAGAGAACAATGTTATCACTATGACTCACCTAGGATATATTAAACGTACTGCAGTTTCCACCTATAAGAGCCAAAATAGAGGTGGTAAAGGAATTAAGGGTATACAAACTAGAGATGGGGATTTCGTTGAAAACCTATTTATTACATCCACACATCACTATATTTTATTCTTTACGAACAAAGGTAAAGTATACCGCCTAAAAACATATGAAATTCCTGAAGCTAGTCGTACATCTAGAGGTACAGCTATTGTTAATCTATTACAGATTGACCCAGGGGAAATTATCACAGCAGTTATACCTGTTAAAGAGTATACTGAAGATACATTCCTTCTTATGGCTACAAAACGTGGTCAAGTTAAGAAAACTGGTCTTATGGAATATACCAATATCCGTGTAGGCGGCCTAATTGCCATTTCTCTAAGAGAAGATGATGACCTCATTGAAGTTAAACTGACTGATGGTGATCAAGAAGTTCTCATTGCTACACGAGAGGGACAATGTATTCGCTTTAGAGAAACAGATGTTAGACCAACAGGTAGAACATCCATGGGTGTAAAAGGTATGACCATTAATGAAGAAGATGAAGTTATCGGTATGCAGCTTGTATCACAAGGCGAAAATATATTAGCAGTAACTGAAAATGGTATGGGTAAACGTACATCTGTAGATGAGTTTACTGTTCAACACCGTGGAGGTAAAGGTATTAAGTACTATCGTATAACACCTAAGACAGGTATTATCGTAGGCTTTAAAGCGGTTAGAGATACCCAAGATATCATGCTGATTACTAACGAAGGTATCATTATTCGATTAAGAGTTGATGAAATATCACAAATAGGCCGTGTAACATCTGGTGTTAAATTGATGAACGTTGGCGATGACATTCGAGTAGTTAGTATTGCTAAAGTAAGAGAAGAAGATCAAATAGATGAAGACGAAGAAAAAGAAGAGGAAGAATCTGAGTAATCTCAGGTTTTTCTTTTTTTTTGCCTAGTAATGCCTCCATATATCAAAGTATGTTATAATAGAAGAGATTTTATGAAATATTTGATTGGATTCAGATAAGTTAAATATATTAGGATGAGTCGAATGAAAAAATTATTTATGGGGTTAATGATAGCATTAACAATGGGGATTGCTTATATGTTATTAACCTTTCCACTAAATTTATCAGAAGCAACAAGTAATCAATTAGTCGAACAACCCCCAAATAGTGGTATAACGCAACTAGAAGAGATTCCAGATAGCAATAAAAATACATTCGATGTGTATAGGTACGATACAAAATCTAAGCAGTTTTCTTCTCTTGAAGAAGCTATTAACTATGCAGAGGATTATACACGAGCTTATATCATACAAGATAATCAAGAAGAATGGATCTGGGATAACTTCAATCCCTATATTGTATATAGTGAAGATACATATTTGAAGGACTTCATTACCTTTCAGGAAGCGTATGAATATGCCAAAAACTTTCAAAGCGGCATCATTACCTATGAAGATGAATATAAAAGGGTTTGGATGAGGGATTATGATAAGCGTGGTAGCAGTTATATGGAAGTACCAAAACTTAATCAATATCCGGAATTGCCTCGTGGTTGTGAAGTAACATCTTTAGCGATGTTAATGAATTACAATGCTTTAAATGTGACTAAAATGCAATTGGCAGAAGAAATAGTCAAAGAACCAGGATTATACTGGAATGATAGCCTATTATATTATGGGAACCCTCATCAAGGATTTGTGGGAAGTATGTACAGTTTAAGTCAGTTTGGATTTGGTGTATATCATGAACCTATTAATCAGTTGGTAAAGGCATATGCACCAGCTGATACCTTAGATTTTACAGGTACCTCTTTTGAAGAAATATACTTCTTTTTAGATCATGGTATGCCCGTTTGGGTTATAACCAATACTCTGTATAAAGCCTTAGATGACAATTACTTTAAAACATGGAAGACCGAAGAAGGGGATGTTACAGTTACAAATAAACAACATGCAGTAGTGGTTGTAGGTTATGATGAAGAATATATTTATATCAATGATCCTTTAAATCGAAGGACGGCAGTTAAAAAAGAAGAGTTCATAGCAGCATGGGAGCAGATGGGTAACCAAGCCATAACGATGAAGTACATTGCTGGATAAATACTGAAAATTCGGTTTGTAATCTATATTTAACTTTATACAATGTGAATATTTGGTATAATAGATAGTAGTAAAGGGGGGGAAGGACATGAAACGACTCGCCACAATTATACTTGTAATTTTATTGAGCACATCAGTTGTATATGGATATTCCGCAACGGACAATACTATTCAATATATTAATAATATTAGAGAACACGTTAAAGTAACGGAATTAAAAGCGGATAATAATTTATCAAAAGCAGCTGAAAATCACAGTGTCTATTTGAATACTTATGAAAAAAATTCCAAAAATATTACAGGAAAACATACACAGGATAGCGATAAAGTACTTTTTGCAGGGATTTATCCATGGGATAGAGTTGGATATTTTAATTATGATATTAATTCCAATCCTTATACTAATGAATTAATATATCTATCGGATGATTCACCAGCAAATACAGTAACTAAAATGATAGATAATCCTTATTATAGAATAGAGCTTCTTAATCCTAACTACCAAGATATAGGTTATTACAAAGAAGGTGATAAGTTTGTTGTTGAACTTGGTGGAGAGAAAGCCAAAACAACAGAAGTTACATATCCATTTAATCATCAAGAGAGGATACCCTATCAGTGGATAGATGAGGACAATAATGTATATGGTTACCCTATAACATATTCAATTTATGCACCAATGAAGATTGACAAAATTGAGATAATAAAAATAGAATTAGTAAATAAAGAAAATAGTAAAATAATTGAAAATGAAATACGTAATCCTGATAATGATGAGATATTGACTAATTCAATTATCATACTGCCCAATGAACCATTTGATGCTAACACAGAATATGAGGTATCAGTCAATATTCGAGTAACTTATTCAAGTGGATCTATAGCTAATAAGAATAAGACATGGTCATTTGAAACAGGTGGAAAAACTTCAACTTTAAATTATATCAATAAACGTGATAAAATCACTAGACAAGAATTTGCAGAAAATATTGTTTCAGAGGCTGATCTTGTGTTAAGCAGGAATTATGAAGTAACATTTAAAGATGTACCTAATGAAAGTATCTATACACCTTATATTTATACTTTAAAAGAGTTAGGTATAATGCAAGGATATGACACAGAAACTTTCGGATACGATGATAATTTAACGAGAGAACAAGCTTTTGCAATCATCATGCGGCTATATAATTATTTAAATGAGATAGATTTTTATGACACAGTCATTAATAAAGAACCAGATTTTGTTGATATGGATGAAGTAAGTCCATGGGCTATAAATGCTATCAGAGCAGCTTATAATCTTAATATTGTCTATGGTACTACTGACAATGAATTAATTCCAAATGAAGATTTAACTTTTGAAGATGCCGAAAGAATTACGAATCGTGTTATAAATAAATAAATCAGCTTTACCCTTCATACAGCTTCGTGTATAATTTGATTATATACGAAGCTGATTTAGGTTATGAAAGGTAGGTGAAGTTGGTAGTACATTCTGCCAACGAATTTTATGCAAGCAAAAGAGAGAGTAAGAACACTACAAAAGATTATGAGAGAAAAGGGCATGGACGTATACATTATACCAAGCTCAGATTCTCATCAAAGTGAGTATGTAGCAGATTATTTTAAATCAAGACAATTTATTTCTGGATTTACTGGATCAGCAGGTACTGTTATCGTGTCCTTAGAACATGGCAATGGTTTATGGACCGATGGAAGATATTTTATCCAAGCTGAAGAAGAAATTAAGGGATCTTCAATTGACCTTTTTAAAATGGGTGAAGAAGGCGTGCCTACTATCAACCAGTGGCTGAAGAAAAATTTAGCTGATGGTGCCACAATTGGTTTTGATGGTCGACTATTTTCAGCTAATTATGTAACAAAGATGAAGAAAGAATTGAAGAACAAAGATTTTAATTATCAAATAAATGATGACCTCATTGATTTAATATGGATTGATAGACCAGCGATGCCAGCTGAAAAGGTTATTGAACATGATCTTAAATTTGCTGGTAAGCAATCACGTGACAAAATCAAAGAAATTAGAGAACTTATGGTTGAAGAAGATGCAGACACTTATGTTATTGGTTCACTAGATGATATTGTCTGGTTATGTAACATCAGAGGAAATGATATGCAATACAGTCCTGTTGTCTATGCTTATGCTATGATCACGATGGAAACAACATCACTCTATGTGGATCTAAGTAAAATATCTGATGGCATAAAAAATACATTATTAGGTGAAGGAATTACAGTTAAGACCTATGATGCATTATGGGAAGATATTAACAACTTGGATGCATCTAGAAAAGTTGCTCTTGATTCTAATCGTATTAATAGTGCATTATATAGCAAGGTAAAAGAACAATGTAAAGTAAGAGAGATTAAAGAGATTTCTGCACTTTTAAAGGCTAAGAAGAATGAAATAGAGATTGAAAACCTAAGAAAATGCAATATACGTGATAATGTAGCAATGGTTAAATTCCTTTATTGGCTTAAGAGTAATATAGGTAAGATAAAAATAACAGAATTGGATATAGAAGATAAACTCTTAGAATTAAGAAGCCAGATGGAAAATAACTTAGGCGCAAGCTTTGCAACGATAGCAGCATATGGCGAACATGGGGCGTTAAATCACTATAAAGCAAGTGAAGAATCACAGAAAACCCTTGAACCAGAGGGGTTTGTACTTATTGATTCTGGTGGACAGTATTATGATGGAACAACGGATATAACAAGAACCATTGTTTTAGGACCTATTACTGAGGAGATGCGTAGAAACTACACTTTAGTTTTAAGAGGTAACATTAATTTAAGTAGAGTAATCTTCCGACAAGGTACTAAAGGATGTAACCTAGACGCATTAGCACGTATGCCACTATGGGAACATGGTTTAGAATTCAAACATGGTACAGGTCATGGACTAGGTTTCTTCTTAAACGTTCACGAAGGACCGCATAACATTTCACAACATCTAGTTGATGTACCACTTGAAGTAGGGATGGTGGTAACCAATGAACCTGGTTACTATGTAGAAGGAGATTACGGTATTCGACTAGAAAATGATATTCTAGTAGCCCCTCAGAATAAAACAGAATGGGGTCAATTCCTTAAATTTGAGACATTGACTTATTGCCCCTTCGACTTAGAAGCAATTGATACTTCACTATTAAAAGATGAAGAGAAGCAGTGGTTAAATGAGTATCATAAAAAGACTTATGAATTATTAGCACCATACTTAAATGAAGATGAGAAAGTATGGTTAAAAGAGAATACAAAAGAAGTTTAGTCTAAAGTGGTATAGGGAATGTTCCTATACCACTTTAGTTTACTTTTATATGTTCAGTATTGACAATAAAAAATTGAAAAAGTAAAATAAATAATAGAATATATGTTAATAAATGTAAATATAATACATATGAAAAATCTCTACTGATTCAAATAAAGAGTTTTAAAATTTAACCGAATAGGCTGGTGAAATAATGAGGAGAATGGGGATTACTATAGTTTTAGTGATAATATTAATGCTAATGCCTATGACATCAGTTAAAGCTTTTAATTTAGGAACTACAAGTGGTACGGCTATCATTGGAATGGATGAATGCTTTTTATATCCAGGTGGAACATATTCAACACAAACGAATTTCAATAATCAGACAGGAAAGAACTGTACTATTACAGCAATTGAATTAAAAGAACATAGTGATGGGTGGGCGCATATCAGTGGTAATACTCTGAATGATGAAATCAAAGAGGATTTTAGAAAATGGGTAAGTTTATCTATCTATGATAGTAGCTATTCAAAAAGTGAGGGAGGTTATTACTCAGGTAGTTTTAATGATCTTGTTGGAGAAATAAAACTTCTTAACCATCCCATCACATTAACTACTGATAGTAATGGAGCTTCTAAGCCTGTAACAATCGATGTAGACTTAAGTCCAGAAGCAGATAATGGCGTTGAAGACATAACCTATAAGTTTGATCTTATTGTTTATTTTGAAGGAGATTATAATGAGCCAGACCCACCAGAAACAGATGATCCAGAAAAAGATCCTCCTAGAAAGGGGACTAATAATACTCCACCAGAAATAACTTTAATAGGTAATAGGGCATATATTATTGATCAAAATGCAGTGTATAATGATCCAGGAGCAACTGCTTATGATAAAGAAGATGGTGATATTACAGAGGATATCGTTATAACCATAAATGGAGAAGATATGTCAACAATTGATACATCAATTATAGGACAATATGATTATGTATATAATGTTGAAGACTCCGAAGGAGCAAAAGCTGAACCTGTCAAGCGTGTAGTTGCGGTCATACCAATCACATCAAAACCTGTAATCACTTTAATCGGCGAACCATATATAGAGATTGAGCAAGGTACCGAGTATATAGATGGAGGGGCAATAGCATATGATAAAATAGATGGGGATATTACTGATAAGTTAATCATTAAAATCAACGATACTTATGAACCTATAGATACAAGTTTAGTTGGTATAAATACATATACATATAATGTAACCAATTCACAGGGAGTTGCCGCTGATGAGGTAATAAGAACAGTTAAGGTAATACCAGTGAGAGCAATTGATCAAGAGGTATATTTAGTTGATACTGGACAGAGAATACCTTATATTAACTATTTTATTGGTGGAGGATTGATTGTAGTAGGTGTCGTATTATATATTAAAAAGAGAAGGATAAATAATGCATAAGAAAAATTTTATTGTGATTCTCATCGTACTTGGTGTAGCTATTATTGCTTACCCTACTTCGGAATCTCTTTATTATGGATATCAACAGAAGAATGTAATTGAACAAATTAATAGCTTAGAACGAGTTTATGAGCAAAGGGTTAATATAGAAAACTCAGGAGTTGATGAAGGAGAAGTAGATAATACCAATAGTCATGATCATAGCTTAGATAATGAAAAGGATAATGGCACTAATGAGTTAAGTACGATACCCGTAGAAGATATTATAGGAATCATTCAAATTCCTTCCATAGAATTATATTTACCTCTTTTTAGTAAGATAGATGATTATTATTTGCAGATTGGTCCATGTAAAATGGAAAGCACATCTAATATAGGAGAGATAGGGAATTGTGTTATTGCTGGCCACCGGAATTATCGGTATGGAGATCAATTTAACCGTTTGAACGAACTTATGGAAGATGATATTGTCATTATTGAAAAAAATGGTGAGGAGTATAGATATACTATTGAAGAGAAATTTATAGTTGAAGCTAGTGAGATGTGGGTAACTGATGATATTGAAGGAGATAAAGTATTAACTCTAATAACTTGTCATCCCATTGATACAGGTGAAAAACGTTTAATTATTAGAGGAAGACTACAATAATTATTGAGGGTAG
This is a stretch of genomic DNA from Vallitalea okinawensis. It encodes these proteins:
- a CDS encoding immunoglobulin-like domain-containing protein gives rise to the protein MGITIVLVIILMLMPMTSVKAFNLGTTSGTAIIGMDECFLYPGGTYSTQTNFNNQTGKNCTITAIELKEHSDGWAHISGNTLNDEIKEDFRKWVSLSIYDSSYSKSEGGYYSGSFNDLVGEIKLLNHPITLTTDSNGASKPVTIDVDLSPEADNGVEDITYKFDLIVYFEGDYNEPDPPETDDPEKDPPRKGTNNTPPEITLIGNRAYIIDQNAVYNDPGATAYDKEDGDITEDIVITINGEDMSTIDTSIIGQYDYVYNVEDSEGAKAEPVKRVVAVIPITSKPVITLIGEPYIEIEQGTEYIDGGAIAYDKIDGDITDKLIIKINDTYEPIDTSLVGINTYTYNVTNSQGVAADEVIRTVKVIPVRAIDQEVYLVDTGQRIPYINYFIGGGLIVVGVVLYIKKRRINNA
- a CDS encoding aminopeptidase P family protein; its protein translation is MQAKERVRTLQKIMREKGMDVYIIPSSDSHQSEYVADYFKSRQFISGFTGSAGTVIVSLEHGNGLWTDGRYFIQAEEEIKGSSIDLFKMGEEGVPTINQWLKKNLADGATIGFDGRLFSANYVTKMKKELKNKDFNYQINDDLIDLIWIDRPAMPAEKVIEHDLKFAGKQSRDKIKEIRELMVEEDADTYVIGSLDDIVWLCNIRGNDMQYSPVVYAYAMITMETTSLYVDLSKISDGIKNTLLGEGITVKTYDALWEDINNLDASRKVALDSNRINSALYSKVKEQCKVREIKEISALLKAKKNEIEIENLRKCNIRDNVAMVKFLYWLKSNIGKIKITELDIEDKLLELRSQMENNLGASFATIAAYGEHGALNHYKASEESQKTLEPEGFVLIDSGGQYYDGTTDITRTIVLGPITEEMRRNYTLVLRGNINLSRVIFRQGTKGCNLDALARMPLWEHGLEFKHGTGHGLGFFLNVHEGPHNISQHLVDVPLEVGMVVTNEPGYYVEGDYGIRLENDILVAPQNKTEWGQFLKFETLTYCPFDLEAIDTSLLKDEEKQWLNEYHKKTYELLAPYLNEDEKVWLKENTKEV
- a CDS encoding C39 family peptidase, translating into MKKLFMGLMIALTMGIAYMLLTFPLNLSEATSNQLVEQPPNSGITQLEEIPDSNKNTFDVYRYDTKSKQFSSLEEAINYAEDYTRAYIIQDNQEEWIWDNFNPYIVYSEDTYLKDFITFQEAYEYAKNFQSGIITYEDEYKRVWMRDYDKRGSSYMEVPKLNQYPELPRGCEVTSLAMLMNYNALNVTKMQLAEEIVKEPGLYWNDSLLYYGNPHQGFVGSMYSLSQFGFGVYHEPINQLVKAYAPADTLDFTGTSFEEIYFFLDHGMPVWVITNTLYKALDDNYFKTWKTEEGDVTVTNKQHAVVVVGYDEEYIYINDPLNRRTAVKKEEFIAAWEQMGNQAITMKYIAG
- the gyrA gene encoding DNA gyrase subunit A, with the translated sequence MEESQFDMIKPVNLEEEMRKSYIDYAMSVIASRALPDVRDGLKPVQRRILYSMSELNLTPDKPYRKSARIVGDTMGKYHPHGDSSIYDAMVRLAQDFSTRYELVDGHGNFGSVDGDSAAAMRYTEARMSKLALEMLRDIEKETVDYRPNFDESLNEPIVLPARYPNLLCNGVTGIAVGMATSIPPHNLREVIDGVVQIINDRIDNKETTIDDILKIIKGPDFPTGATIYGTRGIDEAYRTGKGRVKVRANAEIEPMANNKQRIVVDEIPYMVNKSRLIEKIADLVKDKKIEGITDLRDESDRNGMRIVIELKRDVNAQVILNQLYKNTQLQDTFSINMLALVNNEPRVLNLQQVLEHYLEHQKDVITRRTKFELNKAEARAHILEGLLKALDHIDEIIKIIRGSENTAQAKERLMERFQFSDRQAQAIVDMRLRALTGLERQKLENEYAELIEKIKELKAILENENVLYSLIREEILVIKEKFGDERKTAITFDAGEIDIEDLIKKENNVITMTHLGYIKRTAVSTYKSQNRGGKGIKGIQTRDGDFVENLFITSTHHYILFFTNKGKVYRLKTYEIPEASRTSRGTAIVNLLQIDPGEIITAVIPVKEYTEDTFLLMATKRGQVKKTGLMEYTNIRVGGLIAISLREDDDLIEVKLTDGDQEVLIATREGQCIRFRETDVRPTGRTSMGVKGMTINEEDEVIGMQLVSQGENILAVTENGMGKRTSVDEFTVQHRGGKGIKYYRITPKTGIIVGFKAVRDTQDIMLITNEGIIIRLRVDEISQIGRVTSGVKLMNVGDDIRVVSIAKVREEDQIDEDEEKEEEESE
- a CDS encoding CAP and S-layer homology domain-containing protein; this encodes MKRLATIILVILLSTSVVYGYSATDNTIQYINNIREHVKVTELKADNNLSKAAENHSVYLNTYEKNSKNITGKHTQDSDKVLFAGIYPWDRVGYFNYDINSNPYTNELIYLSDDSPANTVTKMIDNPYYRIELLNPNYQDIGYYKEGDKFVVELGGEKAKTTEVTYPFNHQERIPYQWIDEDNNVYGYPITYSIYAPMKIDKIEIIKIELVNKENSKIIENEIRNPDNDEILTNSIIILPNEPFDANTEYEVSVNIRVTYSSGSIANKNKTWSFETGGKTSTLNYINKRDKITRQEFAENIVSEADLVLSRNYEVTFKDVPNESIYTPYIYTLKELGIMQGYDTETFGYDDNLTREQAFAIIMRLYNYLNEIDFYDTVINKEPDFVDMDEVSPWAINAIRAAYNLNIVYGTTDNELIPNEDLTFEDAERITNRVINK
- a CDS encoding class D sortase; amino-acid sequence: MHKKNFIVILIVLGVAIIAYPTSESLYYGYQQKNVIEQINSLERVYEQRVNIENSGVDEGEVDNTNSHDHSLDNEKDNGTNELSTIPVEDIIGIIQIPSIELYLPLFSKIDDYYLQIGPCKMESTSNIGEIGNCVIAGHRNYRYGDQFNRLNELMEDDIVIIEKNGEEYRYTIEEKFIVEASEMWVTDDIEGDKVLTLITCHPIDTGEKRLIIRGRLQ